The sequence below is a genomic window from Brooklawnia cerclae.
CCGGCTCGATGTTGTCGAGGTTGATCGTCGGCGGGACGATCCGGTCGTGCAGGGCCATGACCGTCGCGAAGGTCTCCAGCGCGCCCGCGCCGCCGAGCAGGTGCCCGGTCATCGACTTCGTGCTGGTGACCACGGCCTGATCAGCGGCGTCCCCCAGCGCGGTACGGATCGAGCGCGCCTCGGTGACGTCACCCTGGGGAGTCGAGGTGCCATGGGCGTTGACATGCTTGATGTCGGAGGCCTGCAGCCCCGAGCTGCGCAATGCCTTCACCATCGCGGACACCTGCCCGACGCCTGCGGGGTCCGGTTGGACGATGTCGTGCGAGTCTGCGCTGATCCCCGCACCGGCGAGCGTGCCGTAGATGCGCGCGCCGCGCGCACGGGCGGACTCGAGCGTCTCGATCACCATGATCGCCGCGCCCTCGCCGATGACGAACCCGTCGCGATCGACGTCCCAGGGACGCGAGGCGCGCTCGGGCTCGTCGTTGCGTCGGCTCAGCGCCTGCATCTGCGCGAAGGCGCCGATGGGCATGGCGTGGATGACGGCTTCGCTGCCGCCGACGACGGCCACGTCGGCCTCGCCCAGGCGAAGCATGTTGAGTCCCAGGGCGATGGCCTCGTTGGACGACGCGCAGGCCGACACCGGTGCGTGGATGCCGGCGCGGGCGCCGACCATCAGCCCCACCTGCGCTGCCGAGGCGTTGGCCATGAGCATGGGGACGGTGAACGGGCTCATGCGCCGCACACCCTTCTCACGCTGGATGTCCCACTGGTCGAGGGTGGTGACCAGTCCGCCGATCCCGGTGCCCACGGACACGGCCAGCCGGTCGGGGTCGACGGTGTTCTCCTCGCCGAGGCCCAGCCCCGCGTCCGCCCATGCCTCGCGTGCAGCGACGACGGCCAGCTGCGAGACGCGGTCCATCCGGCGGGCGTCGACCCGTGAGATCCACTGGCCGAGGTCGGTGGACACCTGTCCGGCGAACCGGACCGGAAGGTCCTGCACCCAGTCGGCGTCGATGGTGTGGACGCCGCTGCGTCCGGCCAGAAGGGACTGCCAGGTGCTGGGCGCGTCCTCGCCCAGCGGGGTGATGGCACCGAAACCGGTGATGACGACTGTGGTCATGAGTGCTCCAGGGACAGTAGGTGGTGAGGCCGGGCTCCGAAGCCGGGGATCTCGGCCGAATGTGCGTGAGCGGCCCGTGGGCCCCGGCAGAGGGCGCCGTCGGGCCGCTCAGGACGAGGCGTCAGCCTTGTGCGCGCTCGATGTAGGTCACGGCGTCGCCCACGGTCTTCAGCGTCTTGGCGTCCTCGTCGGGAATCGAGACGTTGAACGCCTCTTCGCAGGCGTAGATGATCTCGACCATCGACAGGGAGTCGACGTCCAGGTCGTCCACGAAGCTCTTCTCGAGCTGCACATCGTCCTGCGCGACCCCCGCCACGTCGTTGACGATGTCGGCGAGCTGGGTGCGGATCTCTTCAGTGGTGGCCATGGGGATTCCTTTTCTGTTTCTGTGAGGTGGTGCGGGTGGGTTTTAGGTTGTACCGACGGGGCCGGCTGGTCAGGGTAGGACGACGACCTGCCCGGCGAAGACCAGCCCCGCCCCGAAGCCGATGATGAGCGCGTTGTCGCCGGACTTCGCCTCGCCCGACTCGAGCATCGACTCCATGGCGATCGGCACGGACGCCGCGGACGAATTGCCCATGTGCTTGATGTCGCGGCTTACCACGACGCTATCGGGAAGATCGAGTCGCTTGAGCATCGCGTCCGTGATGCGGTTGTTCGCCTGGTGCGGGATGAAGACGTCGAGTTCTGCGGGCGTGAGCCCGGCCGCGTCGAGTGCCTCCGCGGTCTTCTCGGCGATCTCGGAGATCGCCCATTTGAAGACTTTGTTGCCGGCCATGTGGATGACCGGCTTCTTGCCGGTGGCGAGCGCCTCGTCCCAGTACTCGGTCCAGATGACGTCCGCGTCCTCGCCGCGTGAGCCCCACACGACCGGTCCGACACCGGGGGTCTCGCTGGGCCCGATGACCACCGCGCCCGCGCCGTCCCCGAAGAGGAAAGCCGTCCCGCGATCGGCGAAGTTCGTCTGGCGGCTCAGGATCTCCAGGCCGATCACGAGCACGTGGTGGGCCGACCCCGCGCGGATCAGCGAATCGGCCATGGCGACCCCGTAGCAGAAACCGGCGCACGCCGCGCTGAGATCGACCGCGGCCGGGTGGTCGAGCCCCAACTCGTCGGCCACCTGGACGGCGAGCGAGGGGAACTGGCGCATGTGCGAGACGGTCGAGAGCAACACCGCGTCCACCTGCGAGGCATCGATGCCTGATCGCTCGATGGCCTTGCGAGCCGCGCCGGTCGCCATCGACAGGGGAGTCTGGTCGTCGGTCGCCCACCGCCGCTCGATGATGCCGGTGCGTTGCTGGATCCACTCGTCGGACGAGTCGATGATCGTGCACATCTCGGCGTTGTCGACGACCCGCTTGCCGCGCTCACCCCCGACACCGAGGATGCGGGAGTAGGGCGAACCCTGGGAGGCTCGAATGGCCATGGGGAACCTTTCAGTTGGCGTGGCGCTCGCAGAACGCGCGGGCGTCGTCGAGCTGGTCGGGGGTGTTGAGATTGAAGAGTTCGACGCCCTTGAGATTGCGCTTGGCGATGCCCGTCAGGGTGCCCGCGGGAGCGAGCTCCAAAATCCCGGTGACGCCGCGTGCCGCCATGGTCTGCATCACCAGGTCCCATCGGACAGGGTTGGAGACCTGGTCGACGAGCCGGCGCAGGTAGTCGGCCCCGCTCGTGACCACCTGGCCGTCGCGGTTGGACGCCAGCGCCACGGTCGGGTCGTTCGGCTGGATGGACCTGGCGAGCAGCGCGAGGTGCTCGACCGCGGGAGCCATGTGCACAGTGTGGAAGGCACCGGCGACCTGAAGCGGAATGACGCGCGCCC
It includes:
- the fabF gene encoding beta-ketoacyl-ACP synthase II; the protein is MTTVVITGFGAITPLGEDAPSTWQSLLAGRSGVHTIDADWVQDLPVRFAGQVSTDLGQWISRVDARRMDRVSQLAVVAAREAWADAGLGLGEENTVDPDRLAVSVGTGIGGLVTTLDQWDIQREKGVRRMSPFTVPMLMANASAAQVGLMVGARAGIHAPVSACASSNEAIALGLNMLRLGEADVAVVGGSEAVIHAMPIGAFAQMQALSRRNDEPERASRPWDVDRDGFVIGEGAAIMVIETLESARARGARIYGTLAGAGISADSHDIVQPDPAGVGQVSAMVKALRSSGLQASDIKHVNAHGTSTPQGDVTEARSIRTALGDAADQAVVTSTKSMTGHLLGGAGALETFATVMALHDRIVPPTINLDNIEPDLGIDIATNQTRELPAGPLAALNNSFGFGGHNVAVAVTNENATDAR
- a CDS encoding acyl carrier protein; the protein is MATTEEIRTQLADIVNDVAGVAQDDVQLEKSFVDDLDVDSLSMVEIIYACEEAFNVSIPDEDAKTLKTVGDAVTYIERAQG
- a CDS encoding beta-ketoacyl-ACP synthase III, with product MAIRASQGSPYSRILGVGGERGKRVVDNAEMCTIIDSSDEWIQQRTGIIERRWATDDQTPLSMATGAARKAIERSGIDASQVDAVLLSTVSHMRQFPSLAVQVADELGLDHPAAVDLSAACAGFCYGVAMADSLIRAGSAHHVLVIGLEILSRQTNFADRGTAFLFGDGAGAVVIGPSETPGVGPVVWGSRGEDADVIWTEYWDEALATGKKPVIHMAGNKVFKWAISEIAEKTAEALDAAGLTPAELDVFIPHQANNRITDAMLKRLDLPDSVVVSRDIKHMGNSSAASVPIAMESMLESGEAKSGDNALIIGFGAGLVFAGQVVVLP